A genomic window from Micromonospora violae includes:
- a CDS encoding LCP family protein codes for MLGHRYDRTVTKEQLLDPDARTTRTDLDGPLNYLLVGSDRRPGDSGPDQRSDTILIVHVPAGQREAYLVSIPRDLLVAIPPANGFGGGQDKINAAYEHGGGGQAGAQLLSATLHRLTGIRFDGAALIDFSGFRQVIDLLGGVEMCVDTEVRSIHTNRVFPTGCHQMDGAQALDYVRQRYDLPGGDYDRQHHQQQLLRAMLDSAGRADLRSNPVKLDQVLRAVGGSLTVDTNGVPLEDLLLALRALPPDGMRGVQVPSSPQTINEVSYVVLDNGGNGLFEALRGTRVPAWARANPRWVTRL; via the coding sequence ATGCTCGGCCACCGGTACGACCGCACGGTGACCAAGGAGCAACTGCTCGACCCCGACGCCCGCACCACCCGCACCGACCTCGACGGGCCGCTCAACTATCTCCTGGTCGGCTCCGACCGGCGTCCCGGCGACAGCGGCCCGGACCAGCGCTCGGACACCATCCTCATCGTGCACGTCCCCGCCGGTCAGCGGGAGGCGTACCTGGTCTCCATCCCACGCGACCTGCTGGTCGCCATCCCACCCGCGAACGGCTTCGGCGGCGGTCAAGACAAGATCAATGCGGCGTACGAGCACGGCGGCGGCGGGCAGGCCGGTGCCCAACTGCTCTCCGCCACCCTGCACCGGCTCACCGGCATCCGCTTCGACGGCGCCGCGCTGATCGACTTCTCCGGCTTCCGGCAGGTCATCGACCTGCTCGGCGGAGTGGAGATGTGCGTGGACACCGAGGTCCGCTCGATCCACACCAACCGTGTCTTCCCCACCGGCTGCCACCAGATGGACGGGGCGCAGGCGCTGGACTACGTCCGCCAGCGCTACGACCTGCCCGGCGGGGACTACGACCGGCAGCACCACCAGCAGCAGTTGCTCCGGGCGATGCTGGACAGCGCCGGCCGGGCGGACCTGCGCAGCAACCCCGTCAAGCTGGACCAGGTGCTCCGGGCGGTCGGCGGCTCGCTGACCGTCGACACCAACGGCGTACCCCTGGAGGACCTGCTCCTCGCGCTCCGCGCGCTGCCGCCCGACGGAATGCGCGGCGTCCAGGTGCCCTCCTCGCCGCAGACCATCAACGAGGTCTCGTACGTGGTGCTGGACAACGGGGGCAACGGGCTCTTCGAGGCACTTCGCGGCACCCGGGTGCCCGCCTGGGCGCGGGCCAACCCCCGATGGGTGACCCGGTTGTGA
- a CDS encoding rhodanese-like domain-containing protein encodes MFGPQVPTVPVTEIADDTYLLDVREDDEWAAGHAPTAHHLPMMELPARLAEVPTDREVAVVCRSGGRSAQVVAYLINNGWEQVRNADGGMRQWAAVGRPVVDANGQPGQVI; translated from the coding sequence GTGTTCGGACCCCAGGTTCCCACCGTGCCCGTGACCGAGATCGCCGACGATACCTACCTGCTGGATGTGCGGGAGGACGACGAGTGGGCGGCCGGCCATGCGCCCACCGCTCACCACCTGCCGATGATGGAGCTGCCGGCCCGGCTGGCCGAGGTGCCCACCGACCGGGAGGTGGCCGTCGTCTGCCGTTCCGGCGGGCGTTCCGCCCAGGTCGTCGCCTACCTGATCAACAACGGTTGGGAGCAGGTGCGCAACGCCGACGGCGGGATGCGCCAGTGGGCTGCGGTCGGCCGACCGGTGGTCGACGCGAACGGACAGCCCGGTCAGGTCATCTGA